In the genome of Malania oleifera isolate guangnan ecotype guangnan chromosome 5, ASM2987363v1, whole genome shotgun sequence, the window CATCCCATACTCTGTAATACCATCTTAAAATTACTACATAGGATGAATGTCCAAGAGAATATCACAATTAACAGAATAAGAATAGGATAGAAACCTGAGCTCTGATAAAACCGCAAAGAGCAAAGGTGCTAAAGTGACCATTGTACATGCCATTTTCATCCAAATGTCCAACATTAATCTGTACAGATGCATGGTCCTTCGAAGTAATGAGCCTATTTGTAGCAGAGCTGCAATTTCAGAGAAAATTGTCGTTAAAATAACCAACATCAAACAAAAGCTTCCTTTGCAACCAGACGAGGGCCAGATATTTATATTTGAAATGAAGTGCCACAAGGGTCGTAGTACAAATCATTAATCATTATGAATTGGAGAGACAACCACTTGCAggtaaaatgaaaattctaaaagATTGGAATCTCTCCTTGCTCCATCACTATTTACTATGAAAAAAGATTGCTCCACATACCATTTCCTTGGAATGTAAAGATCCATGTTTTTCCCCTCATCGTTTTGCATCTTGGCTGAAACTCCAATATCACAGTTATCCAAAAACCTAACTTAACAAAATTTAATTAGAAACATAACTGAGTAGATTTCCGATCTCATGCAATTACAGAAAGCcaaaacttctttattttattttatcgtGAAGATAATTTATTAAAGCATGTTAAAACAATGTGAAATCCATGTTCATCCGAGGTACAGGCAAGAAATTAGAATACCAATAGAATGAACACTTTccaaaatataattctttaagaATCCTGAATATTTAACTTCCTAAATAAGATTATCTTCAATGTAACAAGTAACAACCATTATCTCAacttcctaattttttttttttttcccctggaAACAAAAGAGAACatgtaaaatagtaaaaatacacACTCAAATTATGCTTATTTTCAGCATTCAGTGACAACCTTGAGAGTAAAAGCtatctaatttcttaattttgagcAATGTTTTAAAATGCTTAATCGAGGCTTGcttcaaggcaaggcatgcctaaaacgtATTGAGGCTTAATCTAAAAaaccaaatcccaaaaaggctaaCTCATTACACACTAAGGCTCACGCATTTgaacaaaaggcatgccttttgcacCTGTTTACTTGAGGTTTACGCATTTTAGGTGTGTGATTCTCAAAtaagatttggctagaaaatattAACTCtatgtttatataaaaggaaaGTCATAAtgtgagttgatttctaaaactcttgaatctcaacctttccaaaacaaTTTAGTTATATCTTacatcttgaaaaataatttaaactttgtaatgttatagctGTCACTTGTCATGATTTACATAATGAATTTAACTagcaatttttttgaatggtCAACAAGCtgtttgcaaattatatttgattttttttttttttacattatatttgtgattttattaatttttttatttttaaaatatgtaatttacaaatttttatctaaaaataaaatctcaaaagaCTTACGCCCCAACACCTTAAGGCTTACACCTCGCCTCTTGAGGGTTAGAGCGCCTcacccatggttttaaataaaggccgtgactgttacgtaacgccgttacgtaacggttttttgggttaccgatactgtTACACACCACACaatcagtgggaagaaaaatcacggccataGCGGCCGTTATGGACTgcaaccgttacgtaaaggctgcTACGGCTGTtatgtaaccgctacaggactgttacagtaattttttttttttttgtttattttttactttttcttctcactttttccctctctttcatatatcattctcaacattcctagtggcaagagggggaaatattataatgaggatgacaatgatacaaaagtTACTATTTTTTtgaatactcacaatagatgcgttaattaacaatttgaatatactaacttgttaggaaaatattttattttgataatattagtaatgtgaaatttatgttctatatttttcaacttcaaccttctttcttttctagctatattatatttgtattattcgtatgtcttatgtgtctaatagattatggagtgtataatgtatttttttatcaattaatttagcacacataagaatttatcacagataagaacaatgagaaatataaatacacacacacgcgtaatttttctatcaatggtggtttaaaacaaatgtaaacttgtttcCCTTACCAAATAAATTAGTTACACGAgttaaaggatccaaaatacactaaaactctttctaagaaggcctaaaagcttaaaacatgcaagtacgctaatatgcacaaggttgggcatgcttcaaaaaaattcacggccaaTACACCCACTTCTCGTTATGTAACATCCATTATTCCCGCTTCTCGTTACACCCGTTactgttacgttacgctacctgctaccgtgatttaaaaccatggcctcaccttacgcctttgccttttaaaactaATTCTAAGTATGAAAAAAAGATTAAGACAAGCCCATTCTATAATAAAACCTATTTTAAAAGAAATGCCAATTAACTTTCCACTCATTATACTTTTGATGAATGGAAACTTTTTGAGTcagtttagttgtgaaaaatatttttcattttccatttaagTTTTCCTAACTTTTTTTCCATAAAGTAACTAATTTTCcatttttacaatatttgtatgaaataaataaataataataaaaggtttTAACACAATTTGCTTGTGGAAAtagtttgttttttatttttaaaaataattacaaaaatgccactgGTTTCTAATTTCCAAATTATGTGGAAAAATCGAAAAacatcttttttattattttctagatttctaactcttagtTTACGTGAGGAAGCATGAAATTTGGATCTTAAACTTTAATTTATCTGGATTATGCATtgaatttctttcaaatccacacaaattcaaattcaagcttCAAAATCTATGATTCCAAATACTATTTTATATAGTTTTTGAAGGATTGGAAAACAAGTttgtcttttttgtaattattttaaaatttagaaataaaaatgtgaaaatttgttttgaacatttgaacaaactctttattttcaatttttttcaaaatggatcttgaaaattttaaaaataagctaaaattcTAAAACtgctttaaaaattaaaaataaaaaaataaaaaaaaaatatttttcacaactaaaggTCCCTTGACATTCCGGCTAGCACGCCTACCGTCCACAGCTCCATGAGAGTAGGCGAGGCGGCTGAGGTGTTTCAACAGCAAAGAGTTGTTGCAGTTGCAGGCATTTTGTTTACAGAGTTTCCCAACACTCCTACCCCCACAAAAAGGGAGAAAACACCAGAATGACGAAAGAgttcaaacaaaacaacaatgcACTCGAGAGACAAAAATGGCATTTGCAAGATTACACATGCATTCAAAGATCCCAAAAACGTTTACACAGACAATATCTCTGTACGGGCAATTCACATGGATCCAATGTCGAACAAATTAACCTGCGTACAAATTTGGGTTTGTCAGAGAGAGAGGGTATACCTCGAAGGTTCGGACTAGCACAGAAGGCGACGATCAATGGCGGAGTGTCGTAGCAGTGAGACCCTAACAAACGAGACTCTGGGATTTAACATAAGAGTGAATCAAAACGACAGCGTGTTCTGATGGATCAGCTGAATCAAAACGACGCCGTGTGACTCCAAACACACATGCCCAAAGGCCAAAACCGCCATGGACTAGCGATTTTTTTGGGAGGATAAAAACGTAATCGCAGAAAAGCAAGAGGATCAGAAGAGGTGGCAATGGCTGTGGCTGCACTTGCACTTCAGCAACACCTGCTCTGCTTTTCTAATTCAGGAACGAAGGCCGAAACATGGCTTCTACCCAGAAGGAGTACCCTTTTGAAATACCGAAAGAAGGGTCATCTTTCTCTCATCTCTTGCAATTCTTCTACTTCTCCGTCGCCGGAAGCCGATACAGAGACGGCAGAGTCTTGTGTTAACTTGGGGCTCTCTCTATTCTCCAAAGGACGGGTATTTTTCCCGCTTGATTTAGGCTTTCTATGTTATTGTCTTCCTTTTCCCCTAGTTGCTAGTTTATTATTGTGCTTCTTATGAAATGGGTATGTTGAATTTT includes:
- the LOC131155694 gene encoding small ribosomal subunit protein eS21, producing the protein MQNDEGKNMDLYIPRKCSATNRLITSKDHASVQINVGHLDENGMYNGHFSTFALCGFIRAQGDADSALDRLWQKKRVEAQQQ